The nucleotide window CGTTTGGCCAGCCGGACAGGCTCGCCAGTGGGCACCGCGGCGTACGACCGCCGCAGCGTGTCCACCGCTTGATCATGGTCAATCGGATGATCCACACGCTCAGCGCGCATGTGATCACCTTACGCTCGCCGTTCGGAAACCGTGGGATGTCGGCGCTGGCAGTTTCCCGTCCGGTAGCAGGCCGGACGGCTACCGTGGCGGGCATGCCATCGCCAGCGATCGTCGCCCTGGACGCCGCCCAACTGCCGTATCGGCTGGTCAGCCACGGTGCGGTCGGCAGTCTCGCGGAGGCGGCCGCCGTCCGGGGCGTGGCCGTCCCCGACGTGGTCAAGACGATAGTGGTCCGCCGCGGTGAAGCCGATCACCTGTTCGTGCTCACCCCCGGCGACCGGGTCATCTCCTGGCCCAAGCTGCGCGCCCTGCTCGGGGTACACCGGCTCTCCATGCCGGACGCG belongs to Micromonospora ureilytica and includes:
- a CDS encoding aminoacyl-tRNA deacylase, which encodes MPSPAIVALDAAQLPYRLVSHGAVGSLAEAAAVRGVAVPDVVKTIVVRRGEADHLFVLTPGDRVISWPKLRALLGVHRLSMPDAAGALAATGYERGTITPFGASTAWPVVADERLRGREITLGAGERGLAVAIAADAAIAALDATVADVTDPQPTR